The DNA sequence CAAAACGGCTAACACAACCAACAGCATGAGCTATATCCGGTCTTGTGCACACCATATCATACATTAAACTACTCACGGCTGATGCATATGGAACTTTTTCCAtgtctttcttctcttcatcactTGATGGACTTTGCTTGCAACTCAATTTGAAGTGTGTAGCAAGAGGAGTACTAACGGCCCTTGCTTTATCTATTTGAAACCTGTGCAACATTGTCTCTATGTATTTCtcctgtgacaaccaaagtttctttttctttctatcacGCTCGATTCTTATGCCAAGAATCTCTTTTGCCGGCCCAAGATTCTTCATTGCAAATGGCATTGCAAGTTGCTTCTTCAACATATCAATTCTAGAAGCATTTTGACCAACAATaagcatgtcatcaacatatatcaaaaGGATAATAAAATCATTACTAGCAAATTGTTtaacaaatacacaatgatcagAAGTAGTCTTCTTATAGCCTTGTTCCGCCATAACAGACTCGAACTTCTTGTACCATTGTCTTGGAGCTTGTTTCAAGCCATACAAGCTCTTCTTCAGTTTGCAAACATAATCCTCTTTGCCTTTTATTATGAAACCTTCAGGTTGTTCCATGTGAATTTTATCCTTAAGATCACCATGAAGGAAAGCAGTTTTCACATCCATCTACTCTATCTCTAAATCAAGACTTGCAGCCAAACTCAAAACAGTCATAATAGAAGATCTTCTCACAACCGGTGAAAAGATTTCATTATAGTCAACTCCTTTTTTCTGCCTGTAACCCTTGACCACCAATCTAGCCTTGTACCTTGGACACAGAGAATTTTCTTCATGCTTCAACCTATAAACCCACATGTTCTGCAAAGCTTTCTTTCATTTTGACAACTTCACAAGCGCAAATATTTGATTAtcatgcaaggatttcatttcATCTTGCATTGCATTAAACCATTTCTTATTGTTGTCGCCTTCCATAGCTTCCGCATAGCATTCtggttctcccccatcagtcaagGTCACAAATCCATTAGTAAATGTCACATACTCATTAGAAGAATACCTCGTTGAAGGTCGTCGCCCTCTAGTAGACCTCCTAGGATGGAAACCTGGTGGATCTTCAGGTAGCTCAGGTTGATTATCAGCATCATCATTAACTGGAGCATCAATCGGATCTCCCGTCTCTTGGTCATCAGGAACCAAAGGCTCATTTTGCTGCATATGCTCCTGATCTTAATTCTCTGCTAGTTCTGACGAAGAAGGCAGCTGAACTGGATCTACATCAGTCAAGTCACTGTTCTCTTGTGATTGACTCTTATTTGCCTTATCAATGTCCTCAATGGTCTGGTCTTCAATAAACTCTACATCATGACTCCTTACAAGCTTCTTTTCAACTGGATCATAAagcctgtaaccaaactcatcttGACCATATCCAATAAAAATGCACTGCCTTGTCTTCACATCCAACTTGGACCTCTCATCCTTTGGAACATGAACAAATGatttgcatccaaagactctCAAGTGACCACACGAGACATCTTTGTCCGACCAAACATGATCCTTGAAGACGTAAAGGAAGCTAAATCTAAGAAGCGAAATCCAAGAAACTCAAGTTGGCCGGCGCCGCGCAAGACAGAGCATTTTTTAAGTGGGTTAAGTTTGCATGTACAAAAACGGGAGCATCATGGACTAAACTAATTGCTTGCACAATTATTATTGTGTTATCCTATGTTGATCTTGGACCTATACCTATGTAGGGGAGGTGACGTTGTTGAAGGCGGCGATCATGGCAGTCTTGGGCTGCGCGACGCAATGTGTGTAAAGGAAGTATCTCCATTTACGATCTTGCGAGGCGTGATGGACGTATGAAAACAACACATTTGTGTGTCTCCTATATGTCACGAATGACGACATTGAGAGGCAGAAACCGCCGGCGCGGGGAAGCGTTGTACGACTGGCGTGATGCGAGACTGCGGAAACGACGCAAACTGCGCGACGGTACTGCTGGGCATTCGTGGTGCGCACGTCGGCGTGAACTATGAGCAACGACGGCGGCTGGTGTCTGTGGCGACGCGACACCGGTGAGAGAGGAAGAGACTGAACAAGAAGATAGTCACATCAGATGGGGAAAAAAGAGACCGTTTTTTAAATTTACGTAACCGTTGCAAatccttatttatttatcatttgatgttaattttaattttatccctattatacacattatacaTTAAATTCATTGGTTCTCATACTTTCTCTTTTGCATTTTATTGAGTGTGAACTCCACTTTTATCTCATCCAATGGTGCATAAAACAAATCATTTCACTAAAGATTAGCTGTGCTATAGAGTAGAACACCAAATGTTCTCCAAAAAATTTagttgataaaattatttttgaaagattgaaatgacaaaatgtttttaaaagatttaaaaacgtaacaaattttttatgtgaaGTGAGTACGTCTTTCTATTCACTTGACTTAGACATTTGTcacattttaatttttgaatatatTGTTgtcgttttttatttttcaaaaatatttttgttaacgaCTAAAATCTTGGAGCGCATTTTTGGTAGTTTAATCTATGTTATGTGTAAATCCTAAATCTATGCATGAAAAAACAATACACAATTCAAATTTTCAcgtcaaaaattttgaaagaaagcTTCATGATTATTGTCTCATGGTGGATGTTACAATTTGCAACTTTCAAGTCTCGTCTTCATGATTATTACTAACTTCATTGATTAGATTTAGAAAATTAACTCTGATTCTTTAAAATTCTTAAACTTTCCAACGGATCATTTTGGTCCACATCTCAAACCAGCCACCATACATAGAAGATAGAACAGTTTGAAGTAGCCAATTTCAAGACTAAATTTTTATAGTGGTCTCTTAGATTCACGTCTTTTATCATTTTAGTttctcaaattcaaaattcactaTACTGATCCTCGAGATCCAATTCCAACGCTTTCCAAGGTTGAATCAACGAGCTAACTCTGACTTGCTACACTAGATCATAGCTACATAGCGTCTTTTCACTTTAGCTCTTAAATAAGGCCAAAAAAAATGTCGTTTTGAAGAATGAAGAGAGATATAATGATTTGTACATCATATAAACTCTACTTCCTTTTCTTACGCTGTTTAGCCATATATCCAACGTAGCAAGTCAAATCCAATTCAACACTTAGTTCGCTGATTTAATATTAAGAAGGGTCCAAGAACCAATATAGTGCCCAGAACTGAATCTCAGAACCAATATAAGTAATTTTGAATTTGAGAGACTGAAATGGTAAAAGTTGTGAATCTTGAAGGACCACTTGGGAATTTAGTCCCAATTTCATTGCTTAGATACTATCAAGGAAATTCAGAATGCAAACTAATGGAGCTAACAAGCATCAGGGCCATCTCAATTTAATTGCATATTTAATATAGCTAGTCGAGTACTATACTACTGCATAAGTCCTATGTGGGAGGCCTGATAACAAATTCATGTAACTACCCTCTATACACACTTACTCCTATTATATTGTTAGGCAACCAGTACTTAACACCAGCCAAAACAAAACCATGCCTGGCAATGAAGCACAAATTACCAGCGTTTTGGTATTCAATTGGACAAAACTCCATAAACAACAAATGTTATTACCCACTCTAAATGTATACTAGAGTACAGTGAGCTAACCAATTCAGATATTCCATAGTTGATTTATATATTCCATACTTTTCATACAAGTTTTGAATGACATTAAGAATGCTGCTCCAAGAACCTAAGTTTTCAATGACATTAAGAATGCAAATTTCCTATTATTTATAGTACAACTGCAAtgtatcctcaacatagcccatACTCAAGGCTATAATTGATGATCATAATTCATGACAGATATAGTAAATCCATTAGTATGTGTGCAGAAACGGATTAACACATGTAATTAACAAATTACAAACACACAATCAAGTATTTTCTTATTAATTTCCACTGTAAATTCGATTGTTATATAAACACTACGAAAAGGGGACGTTAATAAACCCTAATCGAATTGCTCTCATACCGCATCCTTGGTCGGAGCCGGAATAGCCTCCGCCTTTGCCTCCGGAATCTTCACGTACCCTAACTTCTTAGAGTTATTGATCTTCTCGTCTTCCTCGTCGTCAAGGTAATCGTCGTAACTGTAATCGTGGCGGCTGGAGAACGAGGACCAGACGAGGTATATGGTGGTGGCAGTGAGGGCGCCGCAGCCGACGCCGAAGAGGAGAGCGGCGAAGACGGAGAGGAGGTCCTTGGTGCGGTCACGGAGGGAGCCGAATTCTTCAGCGGAGAATCCGAGTGTCGCGGCGGGGCGAGTTTCAGGGGAACGGCGGCGGGGCTCTGTCATGCCGACGGAGGAATCACTGATGCTACGTGTGAAGAAGACCTTGGAGGGGAAGTGGCGGAAGGAGTGGATCTCAGTGAAGGTGGTGAGGGTAGAGCTGGAAGGGAGGGATGGATCGTCCGATGAGGGAAGGGAGAAGGTGTAGGAGGAGATGAGGAAGCTCCGGCAGGGGCGAGCGGAGGCGCCAGGGGTGGACAGTGCGACGAGGAGGCCGAGGACGACGGCGGACAGCACCGGGTGGACGAGGAGTAGTCGGGCCATTTGAGAGAGAGAATAAGCTGTCAACTGTGAACTGTGAATTGTGAGGCGTGAAGTGCGTGGGATTTTTTTTTCCCAATTAACCCCTTATCTCTCTTGCCATCTTTTCACAAATTTCATATTCTCGTATATTAAAATTAGGGtctagaatttaaaaattatataagatcaaattcagaaaaataaatatattttatatttatagaaattttctatttatataaattaaataaatattttatttattaaaataaataattttaaaaattattacaaaaatatattatttatttaatttattaaaataaaaaatctttcatGAGtccatttaaatttaaatataacaaatttatcattaaaaaagGTAAATTTACAAAACGTCCTAAGTCTCCActaaaacacttttttttttataaattcataaatgtaaattttgatattaacaccatatttatattaaaattatttatatcttGATCCACAATTTAGTCAAGGtccaaaataattaaaagtctaatatataGAATTACAGTCTATATTTCATTCTGAGACGTGTCCGACCTTATATAGGTTGGCTTATGCGGTGTCAATTTGACCTGACTTATTCAAATAAGATGAATCTCAATCTACTCCTACAATATTTTTTACTcatttaaaactaaaaagagaGTAACAAACTCATCATAAAAAATGAAACTATTTAAGGTGGTTATTAATTCTATATCTAAACTTATAAATACCTTAATACCCTAAGATATTCTTCGTATTC is a window from the Arachis hypogaea cultivar Tifrunner chromosome 17, arahy.Tifrunner.gnm2.J5K5, whole genome shotgun sequence genome containing:
- the LOC112765215 gene encoding uncharacterized protein translates to MARLLLVHPVLSAVVLGLLVALSTPGASARPCRSFLISSYTFSLPSSDDPSLPSSSTLTTFTEIHSFRHFPSKVFFTRSISDSSVGMTEPRRRSPETRPAATLGFSAEEFGSLRDRTKDLLSVFAALLFGVGCGALTATTIYLVWSSFSSRHDYSYDDYLDDEEDEKINNSKKLGYVKIPEAKAEAIPAPTKDAV